One genomic segment of Nitrospira sp. includes these proteins:
- a CDS encoding dipeptide epimerase, whose amino-acid sequence MTTPQLTTIVRDQIVKIEFWPIDIPITDPFVVATGARVVAENIFVRITLHDGTQGYGESAPFPEVGGETRESCLTTLRQLSATLIGVSAGHYALHAADMAQAAPAYPAARCGLETAMIDAHCRSTQVPMWQLWGGQDIRPRETDITIPIATLEKSVALASGWYAQGFRLFKMKVGNDVEQDIRRLEAVHHALPGISFIGDGNQGFSREECLAFARGVRRFGGTMVLLEQPVVRDDLDSMTAIRRDTGIPVAADESVRSLADARTVIAQAAADYINIKIMKTGVVEAVAIAETTLAAGLKLMVGGMVETRIAMGCSFSLVLGMKGFAILDLDTPLLLATDPVQGGYGYRGAHLEPWVGPGLALAAQPNHKVETVQ is encoded by the coding sequence ATGACCACGCCGCAGTTGACGACGATCGTCCGCGATCAGATCGTCAAGATCGAGTTCTGGCCCATCGATATCCCGATCACCGACCCATTCGTCGTCGCGACCGGGGCCCGTGTGGTCGCGGAAAACATCTTCGTCCGTATCACGCTGCACGACGGAACACAGGGCTATGGAGAATCTGCGCCCTTCCCGGAGGTCGGTGGAGAGACTCGCGAATCCTGCCTGACCACTCTCCGCCAGCTCTCCGCAACGTTGATCGGCGTATCGGCTGGACACTATGCCCTGCACGCCGCCGACATGGCACAGGCCGCTCCCGCTTATCCTGCGGCCCGGTGTGGGCTTGAGACGGCTATGATCGATGCGCACTGCCGATCGACACAGGTTCCCATGTGGCAGCTCTGGGGCGGGCAAGACATCCGCCCGCGGGAAACCGACATCACCATTCCCATCGCCACCCTTGAAAAATCTGTAGCCTTAGCCAGCGGCTGGTATGCACAAGGCTTTCGCCTCTTCAAAATGAAAGTGGGCAATGATGTGGAGCAGGATATCCGTCGACTGGAAGCGGTACATCATGCACTGCCGGGCATTTCATTTATCGGCGATGGGAATCAGGGGTTCTCTCGTGAGGAGTGCCTGGCATTTGCCAGAGGTGTCCGACGATTCGGGGGAACCATGGTCCTCCTCGAACAGCCGGTCGTGCGGGACGATCTCGACAGTATGACGGCAATTCGTCGGGACACCGGTATCCCCGTGGCCGCCGATGAGTCGGTTCGCTCACTGGCGGACGCCCGCACCGTGATCGCGCAAGCTGCGGCAGACTACATCAATATCAAAATCATGAAGACGGGCGTGGTCGAAGCGGTCGCCATTGCAGAAACGACACTCGCAGCCGGATTGAAATTGATGGTGGGGGGAATGGTCGAAACTCGCATCGCGATGGGCTGCTCGTTCAGCCTCGTCCTGGGAATGAAGGGTTTTGCCATCCTGGATCTCGATACGCCATTACTCTTGGCGACTGACCCCGTGCAAGGGGGCTATGGTTATCGAGGGGCTCACCTTGAGCCCTGGGTCGGACCCGGCCTCGCTCTCGCTGCCCAGCCAAACCACAAGGTTGAAACCGTCCAGTAA
- a CDS encoding TVP38/TMEM64 family protein, with amino-acid sequence MILHEAAMTSQAPTTNPSQQSNGSKFAMMAGIVVAIGLFFYFDLGRVLSLDALKSNRDHLLAFTEANYATAVGLFILTYIVVTGLSLPGAVILTLAGGFLFGSILGTLFVNLGATTGATLAFLTARYLLRDWVEQKFGKWLGPVQQGFTNNAFSYLMTLRLIPLFPFFVVNLVSGLTRMNVGTYVAATALGIIPGSFVYAYAGRQLGTINSLKEIASPNVIGAFVLLGLLALIPTVYKKFRGARG; translated from the coding sequence ATGATACTCCATGAAGCCGCTATGACTAGCCAAGCGCCGACGACCAACCCATCCCAGCAATCAAACGGAAGTAAGTTCGCCATGATGGCAGGTATCGTCGTGGCTATCGGACTATTTTTCTACTTCGACCTGGGAAGGGTCCTGTCTCTGGACGCCTTGAAAAGTAATCGAGACCACTTGCTGGCCTTCACCGAGGCGAATTATGCGACGGCGGTCGGTCTTTTCATCCTTACCTACATCGTGGTGACGGGCTTGTCCCTGCCGGGTGCGGTCATTCTGACGCTGGCCGGAGGATTTCTGTTTGGTAGTATCCTGGGCACCCTCTTTGTGAATCTTGGCGCGACGACCGGGGCGACGCTGGCCTTCCTAACGGCGCGCTATCTGTTGCGCGACTGGGTGGAGCAGAAGTTCGGGAAGTGGCTGGGACCCGTTCAGCAGGGCTTTACCAACAATGCGTTCAGTTATCTGATGACCTTGCGCCTGATTCCCTTGTTCCCGTTCTTCGTAGTGAATTTGGTCTCCGGCCTCACCCGTATGAACGTGGGAACCTATGTTGCGGCAACGGCGCTGGGTATTATTCCGGGTTCGTTCGTCTATGCCTACGCCGGCCGGCAGTTGGGAACGATCAACTCGTTGAAGGAAATCGCCTCGCCGAATGTCATTGGGGCCTTTGTGCTGTTGGGGCTGTTGGCCCTCATTCCGACGGTCTATAAGAAATTTAGAGGAGCGCGCGGATGA
- a CDS encoding radical SAM protein, which translates to MGVIRTLYAPVRNLLRGKPLLAVFQVCLRCNSNCGYCNLPLNQGRYEMTRDEIRRVFTGLYRDGVRMVFLQGGEPLLRRDLPEIIEDLAALGFFITLITNGTKLTPPLLDRMAPHRVTISVSLDTLDRERYRQIRGADQLDQVREGIALLQEYPHQKCLVCIVSELNRAEVPAVVRFATEQGMLPVVGAYHWEVGLYGKKDPALMYQRQQAGMLFQQLLDEALIPSGSLKRFTEDNVRWLQGHDLEPCDAGRYSIAIDASGNVAPCLSLPCSGNLLTASLSDILAGFDRDKIASCSGRSSCNRLDSRIVGSIVRHPLTALRTPVTL; encoded by the coding sequence ATGGGCGTCATTCGGACACTCTATGCTCCGGTCCGTAACCTCCTTAGAGGCAAACCGTTGCTGGCCGTCTTTCAGGTGTGTTTGCGCTGCAACTCGAATTGCGGGTACTGCAATCTGCCGCTCAATCAAGGCCGTTATGAAATGACCAGAGATGAGATCCGGCGGGTCTTCACCGGGCTCTACCGGGACGGAGTGCGCATGGTTTTCCTCCAGGGCGGGGAGCCGTTGCTCCGCCGCGACCTGCCGGAGATTATCGAGGACCTTGCCGCCTTAGGCTTCTTCATTACCCTCATCACCAACGGCACAAAGTTGACGCCACCGTTGCTGGACAGAATGGCGCCGCATCGGGTGACGATATCCGTGAGCCTGGATACGCTGGATCGCGAACGGTATCGGCAGATTCGCGGTGCCGATCAACTCGATCAGGTGCGTGAGGGGATCGCATTGCTCCAAGAGTATCCGCATCAGAAGTGTCTGGTGTGCATTGTGAGCGAACTGAATCGAGCCGAGGTTCCCGCGGTCGTCCGATTTGCAACGGAGCAAGGAATGTTGCCGGTGGTCGGCGCCTATCATTGGGAGGTGGGACTGTACGGGAAGAAGGATCCGGCGTTGATGTACCAGCGGCAACAAGCCGGCATGCTCTTCCAGCAGTTGCTCGATGAGGCGCTGATCCCGTCGGGATCACTGAAGCGCTTTACTGAAGACAATGTTCGCTGGTTGCAGGGGCATGATTTGGAGCCCTGTGATGCGGGGCGTTATAGTATCGCCATCGATGCATCCGGCAACGTGGCGCCCTGTCTCTCCTTGCCCTGTTCCGGGAATCTGCTGACGGCCTCCTTGAGTGATATTCTGGCAGGGTTCGATCGGGACAAGATTGCGAGCTGCTCGGGAAGATCATCCTGCAATCGGCTCGACAGCCGGATTGTCGGATCGATTGTGCGGCATCCACTCACAGCGCTGCGCACGCCGGTCACGTTGTGA
- a CDS encoding YdbL family protein, with translation MARIRMMVGVVLVALCVGISLPAWALSLEEAKAKGQVGEKANGYLGAVTGGNAEVQALVSDINQKRKQAYEEIARRNGTSVNSVETLAGEKAIQNTKPGNMVEGPGGWIKK, from the coding sequence ATGGCCCGCATACGCATGATGGTTGGTGTGGTTCTCGTGGCGCTCTGCGTGGGGATCAGCCTTCCCGCCTGGGCCTTGTCGCTGGAGGAGGCGAAAGCCAAGGGGCAGGTAGGAGAAAAGGCCAACGGGTACTTGGGTGCGGTGACCGGAGGGAACGCCGAAGTGCAGGCGCTGGTCAGCGACATCAATCAGAAGCGGAAGCAGGCCTACGAAGAGATTGCGAGACGCAATGGTACCAGTGTGAATTCCGTCGAGACCCTGGCTGGAGAGAAGGCCATTCAGAATACGAAGCCCGGGAATATGGTTGAGGGGCCCGGCGGCTGGATAAAGAAATAA
- a CDS encoding YnbE family lipoprotein: MRRCGVRLAMGLWLLWGMAGCTPRVEVAAPEKPITINLNVKIDHEIRVKVDKDLDQVLSNNSGLF; the protein is encoded by the coding sequence ATGAGACGATGTGGGGTAAGACTTGCGATGGGGCTTTGGCTTCTGTGGGGGATGGCCGGCTGCACGCCCCGTGTAGAGGTGGCCGCACCAGAGAAGCCGATTACCATCAATTTGAATGTGAAGATCGATCATGAGATCCGAGTGAAGGTCGATAAGGATCTTGATCAGGTCCTGTCTAACAACAGCGGACTGTTTTAA
- a CDS encoding DUF3047 domain-containing protein — translation MTALQRVVALTVLISGSLGGQVMSWGQSAPVIEVGKFSSEQPGTGLPGGWKPLTFKKIPKQTEYALVKEGEQVVVRATSDASASGLTKEVAINPKDYPIVRWRWKVENLLQHSDVSRKDGDDYPARLYITFAYDPDHVSFGRKLKYKAGRALFGDIPIGALNYIWETKTSVGTIVENAYTDFAQMIVVESGPSKVGMWVEEERNIYEDYKKAFGEEPPLINGVAIMSDTDNTKERAVAFYGDIEFRKTAK, via the coding sequence ATGACGGCCTTGCAGAGGGTGGTTGCGCTTACGGTTCTGATCTCAGGCAGCCTTGGTGGTCAGGTAATGTCCTGGGGGCAATCTGCACCGGTCATCGAGGTTGGAAAGTTCTCCTCGGAACAGCCCGGGACAGGCCTTCCTGGCGGCTGGAAACCCCTGACGTTCAAGAAGATTCCGAAGCAGACGGAATATGCGCTGGTGAAAGAGGGTGAGCAGGTCGTGGTGAGGGCCACGAGTGACGCTTCAGCCTCCGGGCTGACGAAGGAAGTGGCCATCAATCCCAAAGACTATCCCATTGTCCGCTGGCGCTGGAAGGTCGAGAATCTGCTTCAGCATAGTGACGTGAGCCGGAAGGATGGAGACGATTACCCGGCCCGGCTCTATATTACGTTTGCCTATGATCCCGACCATGTGAGCTTCGGGAGGAAGTTGAAGTACAAGGCGGGCCGAGCGCTCTTCGGCGACATTCCCATCGGCGCGTTGAACTATATCTGGGAGACAAAAACCTCGGTCGGCACGATCGTGGAGAATGCCTATACGGATTTTGCTCAGATGATTGTGGTCGAAAGCGGACCGTCGAAAGTGGGGATGTGGGTAGAAGAGGAGCGGAATATCTATGAAGACTACAAAAAGGCGTTCGGCGAAGAGCCTCCGTTGATCAATGGGGTCGCGATCATGAGTGATACGGACAATACCAAGGAGAGGGCGGTCGCGTTCTACGGGGATATTGAATTCAGGAAGACGGCAAAGTAA
- a CDS encoding EF-hand domain-containing protein, with product MRKVLVRRYRPAADLAVLVVVLVSALAAEESVAWAERKASVGRGGVASNRAAVSQQTSRSSAPIEKDVGISQKQRIRKGPALEKGKGPTKEQSVRRAPRRARATKPLRPQATLTPKPDVSYHGMLQQPQRYTPHYEHGKGGVPNPNAGALLHEHFQELDKNRDGSIDPFERALGRLDLERDLADHQWP from the coding sequence ATGCGCAAAGTTCTTGTGAGACGATATCGCCCTGCCGCTGACTTGGCCGTGCTCGTGGTCGTCCTGGTGTCGGCCTTGGCGGCGGAGGAGAGCGTTGCCTGGGCTGAGCGTAAGGCTTCAGTGGGACGTGGAGGAGTTGCCAGCAATCGTGCGGCTGTCAGCCAGCAAACATCGCGCTCGTCTGCCCCGATAGAAAAGGATGTGGGGATTTCCCAGAAACAGCGCATCAGGAAGGGTCCTGCCCTGGAGAAGGGCAAGGGGCCGACAAAGGAACAGTCTGTCCGCCGCGCGCCTCGCCGTGCGCGAGCAACCAAACCGCTCAGGCCGCAGGCCACGCTTACGCCGAAGCCTGACGTGTCCTATCATGGGATGCTTCAGCAGCCGCAGCGGTATACCCCGCATTACGAGCATGGCAAGGGAGGGGTTCCAAACCCGAATGCCGGCGCGCTGCTCCACGAGCATTTCCAGGAACTCGACAAGAATCGAGACGGCTCGATCGATCCGTTTGAGCGGGCCTTGGGCCGGCTCGATCTTGAGCGCGACCTCGCTGATCATCAGTGGCCGTAG
- a CDS encoding DUF547 domain-containing protein, which produces MRVAMIVLIAVLGGCSTVPTNYRPAMPLAPGEFSHQPFDQVLQAHVRDGVVDYPAIMDDRRFAQYLDHLDRVDPNSLPKDDRLALWINAYNAYAIKGILDGYSPGTWAGRYRYFIGRAYRAGGASINLYDLERDILIAQFHEPRMHFAIVCASASCPKLQPWAYDRTPLEQQLEQVTRGFINDPSRNRFDRDNRVAYLSKIFDWFTDDFSAQAGSVLRFVARYIADEQLAHDLTENSYRIEYLDYDWSLNGPVPQR; this is translated from the coding sequence ATGAGAGTTGCGATGATTGTGCTGATTGCGGTGCTGGGCGGTTGTTCGACGGTGCCCACGAATTACCGCCCAGCCATGCCCTTGGCCCCGGGAGAATTCTCTCATCAGCCGTTCGATCAGGTATTGCAGGCGCATGTGCGGGACGGGGTGGTGGATTATCCGGCTATTATGGATGACCGGCGGTTCGCGCAGTATCTGGATCACTTGGACCGTGTCGATCCGAATAGTCTGCCGAAAGACGATCGATTGGCGCTCTGGATCAATGCCTATAACGCTTACGCCATCAAGGGGATCTTGGACGGCTATTCTCCCGGGACGTGGGCCGGGCGGTATCGGTACTTCATCGGGCGAGCCTATCGCGCGGGAGGGGCCTCGATCAATCTGTACGATCTAGAGCGGGACATTCTCATTGCGCAATTTCATGAGCCGCGGATGCACTTCGCGATCGTCTGTGCGTCCGCTTCCTGCCCCAAGTTACAGCCCTGGGCCTATGACCGGACACCGTTGGAGCAGCAACTTGAGCAGGTGACGCGCGGGTTTATCAATGATCCGTCCAGGAACCGGTTTGATCGAGACAACAGGGTTGCCTATCTCTCCAAGATCTTTGATTGGTTTACGGACGACTTTTCCGCGCAAGCCGGCTCCGTGCTGCGGTTTGTGGCGCGGTATATCGCTGATGAACAATTAGCTCATGATCTCACGGAAAATTCGTATCGCATCGAGTATCTCGACTATGACTGGAGTCTGAACGGTCCCGTACCGCAGAGGTGA
- a CDS encoding molybdopterin-dependent oxidoreductase: MDDESRLTQSKEQWAKARRGGEEREVFYEGDDRLPPGQHLVETFPVLDLGFKPDIPLQEWTLTIGGFVTTPVTWTWEQFLQQPHIQDRSDFHCVTSWSRYDNDWEGVSFRQIISVVKPLSLAKFVLFKSYDDYTTNLPIDVCDDADVLLTYKWNEKPLTKEHGGPVRVIVPKRYAWKGAKWIKEITFSDKDEKGFWEVRGYSNTALPWKNDRYG; encoded by the coding sequence ATGGACGATGAATCTCGGTTAACACAATCCAAAGAGCAGTGGGCGAAAGCCCGGCGCGGAGGCGAAGAACGTGAGGTCTTCTATGAAGGCGACGACCGGCTTCCTCCGGGACAACATCTCGTCGAAACCTTTCCGGTGCTGGACCTCGGATTCAAACCGGACATTCCCCTCCAAGAATGGACATTGACCATCGGCGGGTTTGTCACGACTCCGGTCACCTGGACGTGGGAACAGTTTCTCCAACAGCCCCATATCCAAGACCGTTCGGATTTTCACTGTGTCACCTCCTGGAGCCGGTACGACAACGACTGGGAAGGCGTGAGCTTCCGGCAGATCATCTCCGTCGTGAAACCGCTGTCGCTCGCCAAATTCGTCCTCTTCAAATCGTACGATGACTACACCACGAATCTGCCGATCGACGTCTGCGACGATGCCGACGTGCTACTGACGTATAAGTGGAACGAGAAACCGCTCACCAAGGAGCATGGGGGCCCGGTCCGTGTCATTGTCCCGAAGCGCTACGCTTGGAAAGGCGCAAAGTGGATCAAGGAGATCACATTTTCAGATAAGGATGAAAAGGGATTCTGGGAAGTGCGGGGCTACTCCAATACCGCGCTGCCGTGGAAGAACGATCGCTACGGATAG
- a CDS encoding YdbH domain-containing protein produces the protein MLRYRYQRILVLALTGLLSVYLLAPLLVSYGVTQWLSRQGYRNVIVQLGYPGWQELSIPVVSFQLDLGDEVLMVSVTNVQVEYQLPDLLHGRVSRVVLPYLAIQMLNNQDPSSTGVPVDATVLEEGRGSPWNVLTAGDLLRRIPVLPFEEVELSQVTVFREQATGPLRRVAIQGVIEQRDGELGGRLSFQGRETASYILSLTGHSATTWAATLVSQRPQAAPILTWQSTAQARDGQVQVEGKLEVNVREMAPFIALAVPIGPELSQVSGHVSVAWTGMAPSSAALSALRDSPESMFQGSFQTTVTLPALKGVAKRIAVSSSGNFSGSPARLGWTIDPGVLGTATVNMQPRFVPDVVKSLLPRGDQPIRVEQRQPLQGALYWSESPVRLTVDGPVHVSYGAVTGPLVVEVDAVHADLIGQDLVSAEGEFHLRGLVPPSLIVGVSVREARGDLWGRVVLKQRDVNGTLHVPSVMTVKQFQQGVVAMSSATVEVAAPIPVHCALKSGRCTAGPGSLRIGTQGIRSAGYDVKLAEGTVTLESVESEGSSWTAQGGINLDGVRVEPLPVRLPPSAWQVKFAANQVGFKADVRGDFPGREGLVTGTVAQSFGGGDGSARLVLGPLQFDSGANSLQKWVSGLPASFDLTAGRITASTDVAWTPSGSKDSTSVVLQPGKITIQAEQLSAAVQGMAVQGINTTLDFDLQGFERVRSSQPAVVNVAAIQTGVALTNVSVTADLQWLLSDLWPVLDLKDFQGSLFGGSVTSPGLHLDPAKPPHRLVLSLRRFDLAKLLSLEQQKGLQGTGLLNGTIPLTVTAKGVSVKDGTVEAEAPGGVIRYQPSPESAALLTDADSSMKLVSQALSNFQYTVLRAGVQYAEDGVLQLAAQLVGRNPDMKKSPPIHFNVTVQENIPALLQSLRLVQDIEESLQGKMQRR, from the coding sequence ATGCTTCGCTATCGCTATCAACGTATTCTGGTATTGGCGCTCACTGGTCTCCTGAGCGTCTATCTCCTGGCTCCTTTACTGGTGTCTTACGGAGTGACGCAGTGGCTGAGTCGCCAGGGGTATCGGAATGTCATTGTGCAGTTGGGATATCCCGGATGGCAGGAGCTCTCGATTCCTGTCGTGTCGTTTCAACTGGATTTGGGCGATGAAGTCTTGATGGTGTCTGTGACCAACGTTCAGGTCGAGTATCAACTCCCTGATCTCTTGCACGGTCGAGTCTCGCGGGTGGTGCTGCCGTATCTGGCTATTCAGATGCTCAACAATCAGGACCCGTCTTCCACTGGCGTACCCGTCGACGCAACTGTGTTGGAAGAGGGACGCGGATCCCCATGGAATGTGCTCACGGCCGGTGATCTGCTGCGACGAATTCCGGTGTTGCCCTTCGAGGAAGTGGAGCTGAGCCAGGTGACGGTCTTTCGTGAGCAGGCGACAGGTCCGCTTCGCAGAGTGGCGATTCAGGGTGTGATCGAACAGCGGGACGGTGAACTCGGAGGCCGCTTGTCGTTTCAGGGGCGGGAGACGGCGTCGTACATCCTTTCTCTGACAGGTCATTCAGCGACGACGTGGGCGGCGACGTTGGTGTCGCAACGGCCGCAGGCCGCCCCGATTCTTACCTGGCAGTCGACGGCGCAGGCGCGTGACGGGCAGGTGCAGGTCGAGGGAAAACTAGAGGTCAATGTTCGAGAGATGGCTCCGTTCATTGCCTTGGCCGTTCCGATCGGACCGGAGCTGAGCCAAGTGTCAGGGCACGTGTCCGTCGCATGGACGGGCATGGCTCCGTCCAGCGCGGCACTGAGTGCGCTTCGTGACAGTCCTGAATCCATGTTCCAAGGATCGTTTCAGACCACGGTGACGTTGCCGGCGTTGAAAGGCGTGGCCAAGCGGATTGCCGTGTCTTCGTCCGGGAATTTTTCGGGGTCTCCGGCGCGGCTGGGCTGGACGATTGATCCTGGCGTGTTGGGAACGGCGACGGTGAATATGCAGCCTCGCTTTGTGCCGGATGTGGTCAAGTCGTTGCTGCCGCGCGGCGATCAGCCGATTCGTGTCGAACAGCGCCAGCCGCTTCAGGGGGCCCTCTACTGGTCAGAGTCGCCGGTTCGCCTGACGGTGGATGGTCCGGTCCATGTAAGTTATGGGGCGGTGACGGGGCCGCTGGTCGTTGAAGTGGATGCCGTTCATGCGGACCTGATCGGCCAAGACCTCGTATCGGCCGAGGGGGAGTTTCATTTGCGGGGGCTGGTACCGCCCAGCTTGATCGTGGGGGTCTCAGTGCGAGAAGCCCGGGGCGATCTGTGGGGACGCGTGGTGCTTAAGCAGCGCGACGTGAATGGCACCTTGCACGTGCCTTCCGTGATGACGGTGAAGCAGTTTCAACAGGGAGTTGTGGCGATGTCGTCCGCGACCGTCGAAGTGGCTGCGCCGATTCCGGTCCATTGCGCGCTGAAATCCGGGCGATGCACGGCCGGTCCGGGGTCGCTTCGGATCGGGACGCAGGGCATTCGCTCGGCCGGATATGATGTAAAGTTGGCAGAGGGGACCGTGACGCTTGAGAGTGTCGAGTCAGAAGGAAGTTCCTGGACGGCCCAAGGCGGTATCAATCTGGACGGGGTGCGAGTCGAGCCGCTACCAGTGAGGCTTCCGCCGTCTGCGTGGCAGGTAAAGTTTGCAGCGAACCAGGTCGGGTTCAAGGCTGATGTGCGGGGAGATTTTCCTGGGCGAGAGGGCCTTGTCACAGGGACGGTTGCGCAATCGTTTGGAGGGGGGGATGGATCGGCACGACTAGTGCTCGGGCCACTCCAGTTCGATTCAGGAGCGAATAGTTTGCAGAAGTGGGTGTCCGGTCTGCCCGCTTCGTTCGATCTTACGGCAGGTCGGATAACGGCCAGCACGGATGTTGCGTGGACACCCAGTGGATCGAAGGACTCGACATCGGTTGTGCTCCAGCCTGGCAAGATCACGATTCAGGCGGAACAACTGTCCGCCGCGGTCCAGGGGATGGCGGTCCAGGGAATCAACACGACCTTGGATTTTGATCTCCAGGGTTTTGAACGGGTGAGATCGAGTCAGCCGGCGGTGGTGAATGTGGCGGCCATCCAGACGGGGGTGGCGCTGACCAATGTGTCCGTGACAGCCGACCTGCAGTGGTTGTTGTCAGATCTCTGGCCGGTGCTCGATCTCAAGGATTTTCAGGGTAGTCTCTTCGGAGGATCTGTCACGAGTCCCGGTCTTCACCTTGACCCCGCTAAGCCGCCCCACCGACTCGTGTTGTCGTTGCGGCGATTTGATCTGGCGAAGCTCTTGAGTCTTGAACAGCAAAAGGGGTTGCAAGGGACAGGCCTGTTGAACGGGACAATCCCGCTCACGGTGACGGCGAAAGGGGTGAGTGTCAAGGATGGGACGGTGGAAGCAGAAGCGCCAGGCGGGGTGATTCGCTACCAGCCCTCACCGGAGTCCGCCGCCCTCCTGACCGACGCGGATTCGAGTATGAAGCTGGTGTCGCAGGCGCTCAGTAATTTTCAGTACACGGTCCTGAGAGCCGGGGTGCAGTACGCTGAAGACGGGGTGTTGCAGTTGGCGGCGCAATTGGTGGGGAGAAATCCAGACATGAAAAAGAGTCCCCCTATCCATTTCAATGTGACCGTCCAGGAAAATATTCCCGCGCTCTTGCAAAGTCTCCGCCTGGTGCAGGATATTGAAGAATCGCTTCAAGGCAAGATGCAACGACGATGA
- a CDS encoding mercuric reductase, whose amino-acid sequence MSQQDESLMLPDDEHNQRLVANVHPADWVNPEPPGRYNMVVIGAGTAGLITAVIAASLGAKVALIEKHLMGGDCLNVGCVPSKGVIRAARAWADLRNAAEFGLHIPAGVKYDFGAAMARMRKLRAKISHNDSAQRYKNLGVDVFVGNARFAGTETVTVEGPAGNRSLQFVKAAICTGARASAPQIPGLQEAGYLTNETVFSLTELPPRLAVIGAGPIGCELAQSFARFGSQVSLIETQHGILPNEDRDAAQIVEQQMVKDGVQLLCCGKDLKVSRVDGVKRLTVDSHGQQYDVAVDEILVGVGRIPNVEGLGLDAVGVEFDKNGVKVNGRLQTSNPRIFAAGDVCSRHKFTHAADAMAQIVIQNALFPHPFGLGYASVDSLIMPWCTFTDPEIAHVGMYEKDAQEKGLEVETYTFKLDEVDRAILDGEDEGFARVHIQKGSDKILGATIVAAHAGEMISEFSVLMKAGLGAKTIAGTIHPYPTQAEVNKKVVNLWRKAHFTQATRNRLVKLFAWMRR is encoded by the coding sequence ATGAGTCAGCAAGATGAGAGCCTGATGCTGCCGGATGATGAGCATAATCAGCGGCTTGTCGCCAATGTGCATCCTGCTGACTGGGTCAATCCGGAGCCGCCCGGTCGCTACAACATGGTAGTCATTGGGGCTGGGACAGCCGGCTTAATCACGGCTGTCATTGCCGCGAGCTTGGGCGCGAAGGTCGCGCTGATCGAAAAGCATCTGATGGGCGGAGATTGCCTGAATGTAGGCTGTGTGCCGTCAAAGGGAGTGATTCGCGCTGCGCGGGCCTGGGCCGACCTCCGCAATGCCGCTGAGTTCGGGCTGCACATTCCCGCCGGCGTGAAGTATGACTTTGGTGCGGCGATGGCGCGTATGCGAAAGCTACGGGCGAAGATCAGCCACAATGATTCGGCGCAACGCTATAAAAATCTAGGCGTCGATGTGTTTGTCGGCAACGCGCGGTTCGCAGGGACGGAGACGGTGACGGTCGAAGGGCCGGCCGGCAATCGCTCGCTGCAGTTTGTGAAAGCGGCGATTTGCACCGGCGCGCGCGCCTCCGCGCCACAGATTCCCGGGCTGCAAGAGGCGGGTTACCTCACCAATGAAACGGTGTTTTCTCTCACGGAGTTGCCGCCACGTCTCGCGGTGATCGGCGCGGGGCCGATCGGGTGCGAGTTAGCGCAATCGTTTGCCCGGTTTGGCAGCCAGGTCTCTTTGATCGAAACCCAGCACGGCATTCTGCCGAATGAGGATCGAGATGCGGCGCAGATCGTGGAACAGCAGATGGTGAAGGATGGGGTGCAACTCCTTTGTTGCGGCAAAGATCTGAAGGTCAGCAGGGTGGACGGCGTGAAGCGTCTCACGGTTGATTCCCATGGCCAACAGTACGATGTGGCGGTCGATGAAATTTTGGTGGGTGTCGGCCGCATTCCGAATGTGGAGGGGCTGGGGCTGGATGCGGTCGGGGTCGAGTTCGATAAGAATGGCGTCAAGGTGAATGGCCGGTTGCAGACCAGCAATCCACGCATCTTCGCGGCGGGCGATGTCTGTTCCCGCCACAAGTTTACCCACGCTGCCGATGCGATGGCGCAGATCGTGATCCAAAATGCCCTGTTTCCCCATCCGTTCGGTTTAGGCTATGCCAGCGTGGATTCGCTGATCATGCCCTGGTGCACGTTCACGGACCCAGAGATTGCACACGTCGGGATGTATGAGAAAGACGCGCAGGAGAAAGGTCTCGAGGTCGAAACCTATACGTTCAAGTTGGATGAAGTCGACCGTGCCATCCTTGACGGCGAAGACGAAGGATTTGCGCGGGTTCACATTCAAAAGGGTTCGGACAAGATCCTGGGAGCGACGATTGTGGCAGCGCATGCCGGCGAGATGATCAGTGAATTCTCCGTCTTGATGAAAGCCGGACTCGGGGCCAAGACGATTGCCGGGACCATCCATCCCTATCCCACCCAGGCGGAGGTCAATAAGAAGGTGGTCAATCTCTGGCGCAAGGCGCATTTCACGCAGGCGACGAGGAATCGGCTCGTGAAACTCTTCGCCTGGATGAGGAGGTAG